One segment of Leptodactylus fuscus isolate aLepFus1 chromosome 7, aLepFus1.hap2, whole genome shotgun sequence DNA contains the following:
- the LIN52 gene encoding protein lin-52 homolog, whose protein sequence is MMAAAAEGVDLETSLLSFEKLDRASPDLWPEQLPGVAEFAASFKSPIASSPPKWMAELEHDDMDMLKELGSLTIANLMEKVRGLQNLAYQLGLEESREMTRGKFLNILERPKK, encoded by the exons ATGATGGCGGCTGCCGCTGAGG GTGTAGATCTGGAAACGTCACTATTGAGTTTTGAGAAGCTGGATCGAGCGTCGCCTGACCTGTGGCCTGAGCAAC TTCCAGGCGTTGCAGAATTTGCAGCCTCCTTTAAGAGC CCAATTGCTAGTTCCCCTCCTAAGTGGATGGCCGAGCTTGAGCATGATGACATGGACATGTTGAAAG AGTTGGGGAGTCTCACAATTGCTAATCTAATGGAGAAAGTGCGGGGGCTGCAGAACCTTGCCTATCAGCTGGGACTAGAGGAAT CCAGAGAAATGACCCGTGGAAAGTTCCTTAACATCCTTGAAAGACCCAAGAAGTAG